One window from the genome of Terriglobia bacterium encodes:
- a CDS encoding Gfo/Idh/MocA family oxidoreductase has translation MNENRKDERLIQDRRDFLKTGAVVGVGVGAALAGLGLAGADEAAVRGEARSQFKVKPIDPVRVGFVGVGGMGSTHVQNYLNIDGVQIKAICDIVPAKVQRAQKWVTDAGQPKPAGYSNGPTDFVRMCETEELDLVMTATPWEWHVPVCVAAMKNGKHAVTEVPAAMSIADCWQLVETAERYGKHCQMMENCCYDRIELMTLNLVRKGVIGEVLHTEAGYLHDLREVKFSNDGEGLWRRAWSQKFNGNLYPTHGLGPVAQCMNINRGDAFDFLVSMSGPTRGLHEYAVEKFGPDSAQARERYVLGDINTSLIRTKLGKTIILLHDTNLPRPYNRINLVQGTKGIAHKWPDRIYIEGKAAQAHQWDDFLKFADQFEHPLWKAIAARGEGRGHGGMDYIEDYRLVGSLRRGEPLDQDVYDAAAWSAIVGASCQSVANLSKPVAIPDFTRGKWKTNPPLGIVTA, from the coding sequence ATGAACGAGAATCGCAAAGATGAACGTCTCATCCAGGACCGCCGCGATTTTCTCAAAACCGGAGCCGTCGTCGGCGTAGGCGTCGGTGCCGCGCTGGCCGGACTGGGCTTGGCCGGAGCGGACGAGGCTGCAGTCAGGGGCGAGGCTCGAAGCCAGTTCAAGGTGAAGCCCATCGACCCGGTTCGTGTCGGGTTCGTCGGCGTGGGCGGCATGGGCTCCACCCACGTACAGAACTACCTCAACATCGACGGCGTTCAGATCAAGGCGATCTGCGATATTGTGCCGGCGAAAGTCCAACGGGCGCAGAAATGGGTCACGGATGCCGGGCAGCCCAAGCCGGCGGGATATTCCAATGGCCCCACGGATTTTGTGCGCATGTGCGAGACCGAGGAACTCGATCTGGTCATGACGGCAACCCCTTGGGAATGGCACGTCCCCGTTTGCGTCGCCGCCATGAAGAACGGCAAACACGCCGTGACCGAGGTGCCGGCGGCGATGAGCATCGCAGATTGCTGGCAGCTCGTCGAAACGGCCGAAAGGTACGGCAAGCACTGCCAGATGATGGAGAACTGCTGCTATGACCGGATCGAGCTCATGACGCTGAATCTCGTCCGAAAAGGCGTGATCGGCGAGGTCCTCCACACCGAGGCCGGCTATCTTCACGACCTGCGCGAGGTCAAGTTCTCCAACGACGGCGAGGGGTTGTGGCGGCGCGCCTGGTCGCAGAAGTTCAACGGCAACCTGTACCCGACGCACGGCCTTGGCCCCGTGGCCCAATGCATGAACATCAACCGCGGCGACGCCTTCGATTTTCTGGTCTCCATGAGCGGTCCCACCCGCGGCCTCCACGAATATGCCGTCGAGAAATTCGGCCCCGATTCGGCGCAGGCCAGGGAGCGCTATGTCCTGGGCGATATCAACACCAGCCTCATCCGGACAAAGCTCGGCAAGACAATTATTCTTCTCCACGACACAAACCTGCCACGGCCGTACAACCGGATCAACCTGGTCCAGGGGACAAAAGGGATCGCCCACAAGTGGCCCGACCGGATCTATATCGAGGGGAAAGCGGCGCAGGCGCACCAGTGGGACGACTTTCTCAAGTTCGCCGACCAGTTCGAGCACCCACTGTGGAAGGCGATTGCGGCAAGAGGCGAAGGCCGCGGTCATGGCGGCATGGACTATATCGAGGATTACCGGCTGGTCGGGTCGCTGCGCAGGGGCGAACCGCTCGACCAGGATGTCTATGACGCCGCAGCCTGGAGCGCCATCGTTGGAGCCAGTTGCCAGTCCGTGGCCAATCTCAGCAAGCCGGTCGCGATCCCCGATTTTACGCGCGGCAAATGGAAGACAAATCCGCCCCTGGGCATCGTCACCGCGTAG
- a CDS encoding SGNH/GDSL hydrolase family protein — protein MEMKTRAVLILLIAFAVVAPAQTPTPQAAPQIQAAAPNCPELAKALTALVNNDMRLRDWANLARYRELNRALPAPAAEEARVVFMGDSITDFWQRPQFGFFPGKPYVDRGISGQTTPQMLIRFRPDVVELKPKAVLILAGTNDIAGNSGPMTNEEIEGNLASMSEIAQANNMRVILARLLPVSAYHNLSSPQTVLRPMVRIRALNEWLKAYAAAHGHIYLDYFSAMVDSGGLLKEELSADDLHPNEKGYAVMAPLAEAAIERALK, from the coding sequence ATGGAAATGAAAACACGTGCGGTCTTGATTCTGTTGATTGCGTTCGCGGTCGTCGCGCCGGCACAGACGCCCACGCCGCAAGCCGCTCCCCAGATCCAGGCTGCGGCTCCCAATTGTCCGGAACTCGCAAAAGCGCTCACGGCACTCGTGAACAATGACATGCGCCTGCGGGACTGGGCCAACCTGGCGCGCTATCGTGAACTCAATCGCGCGCTGCCGGCGCCTGCGGCTGAGGAGGCGCGGGTTGTGTTCATGGGAGACTCGATCACCGATTTTTGGCAGCGGCCGCAGTTCGGCTTCTTTCCCGGGAAGCCCTATGTCGACCGCGGCATCAGCGGCCAGACCACGCCGCAGATGCTCATCCGCTTCCGACCCGATGTAGTGGAACTCAAGCCAAAGGCAGTTCTGATCCTGGCCGGCACCAACGATATCGCGGGAAATTCCGGCCCCATGACGAACGAGGAGATCGAGGGGAATCTTGCCTCGATGAGCGAGATTGCCCAGGCGAACAACATGCGCGTAATCCTGGCGAGGCTGCTTCCCGTCAGCGCCTATCACAACCTGTCATCACCCCAGACGGTGCTGCGCCCAATGGTGCGCATCCGCGCACTCAACGAGTGGCTAAAAGCGTATGCGGCCGCCCACGGCCATATCTATCTAGACTACTTTTCGGCTATGGTCGACTCCGGCGGCTTGCTCAAGGAAGAACTGAGCGCCGACGATCTCCATCCCAACGAGAAAGGGTATGCGGTCATGGCGCCACTCGCGGAAGCTGCCATCGAGCGCGCGCTCAAATGA
- a CDS encoding DUF4920 domain-containing protein: protein MKKACYAILVIVFLTSLPLLAAEQKLGKGVTIKTATPIKTLLSEPEKYVGKDVLIEGEITSVCQMQGCWIMVKDASSSEPIMVKVDDGVIVFPKDGAGKKVTAQGKLEKVADEAQKEAGSSSPYRIKGTGAVLK from the coding sequence ATGAAAAAGGCCTGTTATGCAATTCTGGTAATCGTATTCCTGACCTCACTGCCCTTGCTGGCAGCCGAGCAGAAGCTCGGCAAGGGCGTCACTATAAAGACCGCCACGCCGATCAAGACGCTTTTGTCCGAACCGGAAAAATACGTCGGCAAAGATGTCTTGATCGAAGGCGAAATCACCTCGGTCTGCCAGATGCAGGGGTGCTGGATCATGGTCAAAGATGCCAGTTCCAGCGAACCCATCATGGTGAAGGTCGACGATGGTGTGATCGTATTTCCCAAGGATGGCGCCGGGAAAAAGGTCACCGCCCAGGGAAAGCTTGAGAAGGTGGCCGACGAGGCGCAAAAAGAGGCGGGTTCCAGCTCGCCGTATCGCATCAAGGGAACCGGTGCGGTGCTGAAATAA
- a CDS encoding alpha-mannosidase yields the protein MRSFDKKGSWGIARQFALVLAVFSAGIVPLRSQDAGQPMKPVLYLIATAHLDSQWNWTVQDTIRQFVPDTFFTNFKYFEQYPHYAFTFEGPIHYMWFKEYYPEQWPTVQKYVADGRWRLAGSWLNAADVNVPSPESLMRQALYGQRFFRQEFNRTSRDVFLPDCFGFGFALPSIAAHSGLTAFSTQKLTWGSVLPAIPFPIGRWKGVDGSTVVAALKPGDYVTRIQSDISVDPKWSNDLTTIGNGLQVGFRYFGTGDIGGAPSASSLELLEKAIANPEGKVAIRNTAPDQLSRDLTATQTAALPEYEGELLLKTHGVGCYTSQAAMKRFNRMNELLADSAERAAVAAEWLAGIPYPGERLRSAWYRVLWHQFHDDLTGTSIPQAYLFSWNDELSAANQFAGVLTSSTNAVAGLLDTQVMGIPLVVYNPVAAARRDPVEATVQFRSAAPGAIRLIDRAAGRDVPVQVLDRQGNQAHILFLADMPSVGYKVFEARAAEATQAAGPQLSVTPASLENARYAVKIDANGDLASIFDKDAGRELLSAPARLEMRDDPSPDKPAWRILYETIATPPREYPTAPAVRVVERGPVRVSLEITRKAAGSTFVQRVMLTDGGDRVDIENLIDWKSPNTLLKASFPFAASNPRATYDLGLGTIERGNNTADRYEVPAQKWADLTDAGGAFGAAVLNDSKYGWDKPADNVLRLTLLHTPLPKAYPYQGSNDLGRHRFIYAIAGHRGDWRAGRVPARAAALNQPLVAFQTTPHTGLAGAGFSMLAFDDMSGQVAVAALKKAEDEDEIVVRVQEQYGRPARTRIRLPGQITAAREINAAEEPVGDFPASGNALEVELKPYQPRTFALLLKRTLTASPARATAPLSLPFNLDGVSSDANRADGNFDGKKHTLAAELLPQELQLDGIPFRLGSSAQGAQNVVVPKGQRITLPPAVYDRLYILAAAVGGNVAASIGIGRQGGAIGKLAINVSDWEGAIGQWDSRLIDERMLRDAYIPALDIKRQTWTPEAIRTGMLVPWDPQTFAVSGIDQIRPGFVKRDEIAWLSTHRHAADGNQTYIMSYLFAYEIDLPAGTREIQLPSDDRLRILAMTAAREPHHVRPAVPLYAPELPEPPRALR from the coding sequence ATGCGATCCTTTGATAAAAAGGGCAGTTGGGGCATTGCAAGGCAGTTTGCGTTGGTATTGGCCGTCTTCAGCGCAGGGATCGTGCCTCTGCGCAGCCAGGACGCCGGGCAGCCCATGAAACCGGTGCTATACCTGATCGCAACCGCGCACCTGGACTCGCAGTGGAACTGGACCGTCCAGGACACGATTCGCCAGTTTGTTCCCGACACATTCTTCACCAATTTCAAGTATTTCGAGCAGTACCCTCATTACGCCTTCACATTCGAGGGTCCGATCCACTACATGTGGTTCAAGGAATACTACCCGGAGCAGTGGCCCACGGTGCAGAAGTATGTGGCTGACGGCCGATGGCGTCTCGCCGGATCGTGGCTCAATGCCGCCGACGTGAACGTGCCGTCGCCGGAATCCCTGATGCGGCAGGCGCTCTATGGGCAGCGCTTCTTCCGGCAGGAATTTAACAGGACGAGCCGGGACGTTTTCCTGCCCGACTGCTTTGGCTTCGGCTTTGCTCTTCCGTCGATTGCAGCCCACTCCGGATTGACGGCCTTTTCTACGCAAAAGCTGACGTGGGGATCGGTTCTGCCTGCGATTCCCTTCCCGATCGGCCGCTGGAAAGGTGTCGACGGCAGCACTGTAGTGGCGGCGCTCAAGCCCGGCGACTACGTCACTCGGATTCAGAGCGACATCTCAGTCGATCCCAAATGGTCAAATGATCTCACCACCATCGGCAACGGCCTGCAGGTCGGATTTCGATACTTCGGCACGGGTGATATCGGCGGTGCGCCTTCTGCCTCATCCTTGGAGTTGCTGGAGAAGGCGATCGCCAATCCCGAGGGAAAGGTGGCGATCCGCAACACTGCCCCCGACCAGCTCTCCCGTGATTTGACGGCGACGCAAACGGCCGCGCTTCCCGAATACGAGGGGGAACTGCTGCTCAAGACCCACGGCGTCGGCTGCTATACTTCCCAGGCGGCGATGAAAAGATTCAACCGCATGAACGAACTGCTGGCCGACTCCGCCGAGCGCGCTGCCGTGGCCGCCGAATGGCTCGCCGGTATTCCGTATCCGGGCGAGCGTCTCCGCAGCGCCTGGTACCGCGTGCTCTGGCATCAGTTTCATGACGATCTCACCGGCACGTCCATCCCCCAGGCCTACTTGTTTTCGTGGAACGACGAGCTGAGCGCGGCGAACCAGTTCGCGGGGGTGCTCACCAGTTCTACAAATGCAGTGGCCGGCCTGCTCGATACGCAGGTCATGGGCATACCGCTGGTTGTTTATAATCCGGTGGCCGCGGCGCGGCGTGACCCGGTGGAGGCCACGGTTCAGTTCCGAAGTGCGGCACCCGGAGCAATCCGGCTCATCGATCGCGCCGCCGGCAGAGACGTACCCGTGCAGGTGCTCGACCGCCAGGGCAACCAGGCGCATATCCTGTTTCTCGCGGACATGCCGTCGGTCGGCTACAAGGTGTTTGAGGCCAGAGCGGCCGAGGCGACCCAGGCTGCAGGCCCGCAACTGAGTGTAACGCCGGCGTCGCTCGAAAATGCCCGTTACGCGGTCAAGATTGATGCCAATGGCGATCTGGCTTCCATCTTCGACAAGGATGCGGGAAGAGAGCTGCTGAGCGCTCCGGCGCGTCTGGAAATGCGGGATGATCCATCTCCGGACAAACCGGCTTGGCGCATCCTCTATGAGACCATCGCCACTCCTCCGCGCGAGTATCCTACCGCCCCGGCGGTGCGCGTGGTCGAGCGTGGGCCCGTCCGTGTGTCCCTCGAGATTACCCGCAAGGCGGCCGGGTCGACCTTCGTACAGCGCGTCATGCTGACCGACGGCGGCGATCGTGTCGATATCGAAAACCTGATCGATTGGAAGTCGCCCAACACACTGCTCAAGGCGTCGTTTCCATTCGCGGCGTCGAACCCGAGGGCGACCTATGATCTCGGGCTGGGGACCATCGAACGCGGCAACAACACCGCCGACCGATATGAAGTGCCCGCCCAGAAGTGGGCAGACCTGACCGATGCAGGCGGTGCCTTCGGGGCGGCGGTGTTGAACGACAGTAAGTACGGCTGGGACAAGCCTGCAGATAACGTGCTGCGGCTGACTCTTCTTCACACGCCGCTGCCGAAAGCCTATCCCTATCAGGGCAGCAACGATCTGGGGCGCCACCGGTTCATCTACGCGATTGCCGGCCATCGCGGCGACTGGCGCGCCGGCCGGGTTCCGGCGCGCGCGGCCGCGCTCAACCAGCCGCTGGTCGCATTTCAGACCACGCCGCACACCGGCCTGGCCGGAGCCGGCTTCTCGATGCTGGCATTTGACGATATGAGCGGACAGGTCGCTGTGGCAGCACTCAAGAAGGCGGAGGACGAGGACGAAATTGTGGTGCGCGTGCAGGAGCAGTACGGCCGACCCGCCAGGACCCGCATCAGGCTGCCGGGTCAGATCACGGCAGCGCGTGAAATCAACGCCGCTGAGGAACCTGTGGGAGACTTTCCCGCGTCGGGAAACGCGCTGGAAGTCGAACTCAAGCCCTATCAGCCGCGCACCTTTGCGCTGCTCCTGAAACGGACATTGACCGCATCTCCCGCGCGCGCGACGGCACCGCTCAGCCTTCCCTTCAACCTCGATGGCGTTTCCAGCGACGCAAACCGCGCGGACGGCAACTTCGATGGCAAGAAACACACGCTAGCGGCCGAACTGCTTCCGCAGGAACTGCAGCTTGACGGAATCCCGTTCAGGTTGGGATCGAGCGCGCAGGGCGCACAGAACGTGGTGGTGCCGAAGGGACAGCGGATCACCCTGCCGCCTGCCGTCTACGACCGGCTCTACATTCTGGCAGCCGCCGTCGGCGGCAATGTGGCGGCATCGATCGGCATCGGCCGCCAAGGCGGCGCGATTGGCAAACTTGCGATTAACGTGAGCGATTGGGAAGGGGCAATCGGCCAGTGGGACAGCCGATTGATAGACGAGCGCATGCTGCGGGACGCGTACATCCCGGCACTGGACATCAAACGCCAGACATGGACGCCTGAGGCGATCCGGACCGGCATGCTCGTGCCCTGGGACCCTCAGACTTTTGCCGTCAGCGGCATAGACCAGATCCGGCCTGGATTCGTCAAACGCGATGAGATTGCCTGGCTCAGCACCCACAGGCACGCAGCCGACGGCAATCAGACCTACATCATGAGTTACTTGTTTGCCTATGAAATCGATTTGCCGGCTGGAACGCGCGAGATCCAACTGCCGAGCGACGATCGGCTCAGGATCCTGGCGATGACCGCCGCACGGGAACCGCACCATGTACGGCCGGCCGTGCCGTTGTATGCCCCGGAACTGCCCGAACCGCCGCGCGCACTGCGCTAG
- a CDS encoding peptidase M14 family protein — protein MKGRIRFVPTVAVLLALLFAGSRLLVPTGSAQSQLTSPEKFFGFQLGSDKKMARWDRMIEYYKLLEKEGGGKLKVTDMGPTTMGNPFLLVIISSPANMAKLDRLREVNARISDPRGLSEQEVKNLVGEGKAVICQSMSLHATEIGGTQMAPELAYDLLTRKDEETQRILDNVVFLMVPSFNPDGEIMVADWYQKTLGTEYEGSNLPYLYHKYAGHDNNRDAFQTNLVESQYMAKIMFRDWSVPQAYVDHHHMGSNGARIYVPPYAEPIRPYADPLLWRELSWYGAHIAYKEEEAGLSGVLNEAQYSGWGHFGFHWMTPFHNIAGMLTESASARLASPIYIHPDQLRGGARNLPTYEAETIFPNPWPGGWWRLRDIVERQKVAAWSTLDLAARNKETVLWNAYLKAKRQTERGAQGKPAAYVIPATQHDRPTAIKMINKLLIQGVEIKQATKGFNTIEGSYYPEGCYVVSLAQPKMGLIRYLLGRTFYPDNEWTRNRDGLPMRPYDMATDTMFEFMGVRVDPVDEIVPADLQKLQKLTGPVSNDVRMLPRVGNASYMFFGSQNDSFKALNLLFEKGIAVRRIDKADLAQGLRPGDFVVAGSTDTMLPDIARQTGVNFVSLQREVTQGAHEVKRLRIGMYQRYGGGNIDEGWTRLVLEQFSFPYTSLMDAEIRKGSLSDKHDVIILPDDSTAAITGERGAAPPAAPVLAAGRGAAPGAAPAAAAGRGEGGGGGGGSVPPEYRSGIGTEGVNALRAFVQRGGTLVTLGSASNFAIERLGLPIRNILANKTSMEFWCPGSTLNVTFDNTNPLAYGMPAEGLALYMSGSPAFELGSTDRGDQYEVIVRYAEHNLLQSGWLIGEENLARKAAMVATRLGDGRVILIGFRTQHRAQTHGTFKLLFNALVR, from the coding sequence ATGAAAGGAAGAATCAGATTCGTTCCGACCGTTGCAGTCCTGCTGGCGCTGCTCTTTGCCGGTTCGAGGTTGCTGGTCCCAACCGGGAGCGCGCAGAGCCAGCTTACGTCTCCCGAGAAATTCTTCGGATTCCAGCTCGGCAGCGACAAAAAGATGGCCCGCTGGGACAGGATGATCGAGTACTACAAACTCCTGGAGAAAGAGGGCGGCGGCAAGCTCAAGGTGACGGACATGGGACCGACCACTATGGGCAATCCATTTCTTCTGGTGATTATCTCGTCCCCCGCCAACATGGCAAAGCTCGATCGGCTGCGGGAGGTGAACGCGAGAATCAGCGACCCGCGGGGGCTCTCCGAGCAGGAGGTCAAAAACCTGGTCGGCGAGGGCAAGGCGGTGATCTGCCAGTCGATGAGCCTCCACGCCACGGAGATCGGCGGCACCCAGATGGCGCCCGAGCTCGCCTATGATCTCCTGACGCGCAAGGACGAGGAAACGCAGCGCATCCTTGACAATGTCGTCTTCCTCATGGTGCCTTCCTTCAATCCGGACGGCGAAATTATGGTCGCCGACTGGTATCAGAAGACCCTGGGCACCGAGTACGAAGGATCGAACCTGCCGTACCTGTATCACAAGTACGCCGGCCACGATAACAACCGGGACGCGTTCCAGACCAATCTGGTCGAATCGCAGTACATGGCGAAGATCATGTTCCGTGATTGGAGTGTGCCGCAAGCCTACGTCGACCACCACCACATGGGCAGCAACGGCGCCCGCATCTATGTGCCGCCCTACGCCGAGCCCATTCGTCCTTATGCGGATCCGCTTCTCTGGCGCGAGTTGAGTTGGTACGGGGCGCACATCGCCTACAAGGAGGAGGAGGCAGGCTTGTCGGGCGTCCTCAACGAGGCCCAGTACTCCGGCTGGGGTCACTTCGGGTTCCATTGGATGACGCCGTTCCACAACATCGCCGGGATGCTGACCGAGTCGGCCAGCGCAAGACTGGCGAGCCCCATTTACATTCATCCCGACCAACTCCGCGGCGGGGCCCGAAATCTGCCGACCTATGAGGCTGAGACCATCTTCCCCAACCCGTGGCCGGGCGGCTGGTGGCGGCTCCGCGACATCGTCGAGAGGCAGAAGGTCGCAGCCTGGTCCACCCTGGACCTGGCGGCGCGGAACAAAGAGACCGTCCTCTGGAACGCCTATCTGAAGGCCAAGAGGCAAACCGAACGCGGTGCTCAGGGGAAGCCTGCCGCCTACGTGATCCCGGCGACCCAGCATGATCGGCCGACCGCCATAAAGATGATAAACAAGCTGCTGATCCAGGGGGTCGAGATCAAGCAGGCGACCAAGGGTTTCAACACTATAGAGGGGAGTTACTATCCGGAAGGCTGCTACGTCGTTTCCCTGGCGCAGCCCAAGATGGGTCTGATCCGGTATCTGCTCGGCCGCACGTTCTATCCCGACAACGAGTGGACCCGAAACAGAGACGGCTTACCGATGCGGCCTTACGATATGGCGACGGACACGATGTTCGAGTTCATGGGCGTGCGCGTCGATCCCGTTGACGAGATCGTCCCGGCCGATCTCCAAAAGCTCCAGAAGCTCACGGGTCCCGTATCCAATGACGTGAGGATGCTTCCCCGCGTCGGAAACGCGTCGTACATGTTCTTTGGAAGTCAGAACGACAGCTTCAAGGCGCTGAACCTGCTGTTCGAGAAAGGGATTGCCGTGCGCCGCATCGACAAGGCCGACCTGGCTCAAGGATTGAGGCCCGGAGACTTCGTCGTCGCCGGCAGTACGGACACCATGCTCCCCGATATCGCCAGACAGACAGGCGTTAACTTCGTGTCGTTGCAGCGAGAGGTCACCCAGGGGGCGCACGAAGTCAAACGGCTCCGGATCGGCATGTATCAGCGCTATGGCGGCGGCAATATCGACGAGGGCTGGACTCGCCTCGTGCTCGAGCAGTTCTCTTTCCCGTACACGTCATTGATGGATGCCGAGATCAGGAAAGGCAGCCTCAGCGACAAGCACGATGTCATCATCCTCCCCGATGATTCGACGGCTGCGATCACCGGTGAGAGAGGCGCGGCACCGCCGGCAGCGCCCGTGTTGGCCGCGGGCCGGGGCGCAGCTCCCGGAGCGGCGCCCGCCGCGGCAGCAGGCCGTGGCGAGGGCGGCGGCGGGGGAGGTGGATCCGTGCCCCCCGAGTACCGCAGCGGCATTGGCACCGAAGGGGTGAATGCGCTGAGAGCGTTTGTGCAGAGAGGCGGAACCCTGGTTACGCTTGGCAGCGCTAGCAACTTCGCGATCGAGAGACTCGGGCTCCCCATTCGCAATATTCTGGCAAACAAAACCTCCATGGAATTCTGGTGCCCTGGCTCCACGCTCAACGTGACGTTTGACAACACCAATCCCCTGGCCTACGGAATGCCGGCTGAGGGCCTGGCTCTCTACATGAGCGGAAGCCCCGCATTCGAGCTCGGCTCCACCGACCGCGGCGACCAGTACGAGGTCATCGTCCGCTACGCGGAGCATAACCTGCTTCAAAGCGGCTGGCTCATCGGCGAAGAAAATCTCGCCAGGAAGGCGGCGATGGTCGCAACCAGGCTGGGCGACGGCCGCGTCATCCTCATCGGATTTCGGACCCAGCATCGGGCCCAAACGCACGGCACCTTCAAATTGCTCTTTAATGCATTGGTGCGCTGA